ATCGGCGCATCATCTTCGTCGGCCGCAGCGTCAATCGAGATCGTCATCTGCCGGTACCGCCCGTCGCGAATCGCGTTCAATGCCAGATTCGTCGCAATACGGAAAAGCCATGTGGTGAATTTCGCGCTCGGTGAATATTCCTTGCGCGCGCGATAGACGCGGAGGAAAACTTCTTGCGCAAGGTCTTCCGCCGCGGCCTGATCTTTCACCATGCGGCAGAGGAAATTGACCAGCGGCGTCCGATACTTGTGCAACAACAGCTCGAAGGACATTTCGTCCCCGGCTTTAACGTCCAGCATCAGTTGGACGTCGGACCTGGCCATAGCCTCCACATTCTATCTAACACCAGCTATGCCATAAAGTTGCAGGACGGCGCCCGTGCTCAGAGAGGCAGCCATGCCTCGCCAAACGCACCGTAAAAGATTTAAAACAAGCAACTTACGGCAATGGCTTCACGCGCGGAAGAGGAACTCAAGCCCCAGCATCACCGCCACTCCTAGGAATACCAGTAGCGCCCATCGCGGCCCCGGTTCGTGATTCACCTCCGGCATCAAATCCGACGCGGCCACATAAAGCGCCACGCCCGCGGAAAGCGGCAGCGCGATTCCCTCATGCGACCGCCACAGCAACATCAGCCCAACTCCCACGATCGTCGCCGCGCCCAAAACCGCCGACGAAAGAAACGCCGCGCGCTTCCCTTGCCCGCTCGCCATCATCACCGACGCGACCGTGAATCCCTCCGGCAGCTTGTGCAGAAAAATCGCGAAAAAAATCAGAATGCCCAGCGACCGCGAAACAAGCAATCCCGAAGAAATCGCCACGCCGTCGAAAAACGTGTGAATCGCCAGCCCCAGCACGGCCGTGTACCCAACGTGTGAAGCGGCCATTTTTTCGACGTGCGTTTCTTCGCCGAAATGAAAATGCGGCGCGAGCGTGTGCTCGAAAAAATGCACGAGCAGATATCCCGCGAGAACCAGCAGCAGAACTTCGCCCCACTCCGTCGAAACGCCCACCGCTCGCGGCGCAATCGAAAAAGGCTGCACCGACGCCAGCCGCAGCGATTCGGGAATCATATCGAGCAGCGCGACCGCCAGCATGAATCCAGCGCCGAGCGCGATGAAATATTTCAAGTACTCGCGCGACCATTCGCGGTGAATGATGAAAAATCCGCCGGCAAGGTCCGCGAGTCCGGCCAAAATTCCGAGGCCGAGCGCCAGCGCAATCCCGCCTGCCGTTGCGGCAAGCGGCGCGTCAGCCGGAATGGCGGAAAAGGATAACGTCGCCGTCCTCCACCACGTAATCTTTTCCTTCGAGCCGCACCTGCGCTTTTTCTTTCGCCGCTGCCCAGCTTCCCGCAGCGACCAAATGCTCCCAGCGCACAACTTCCGCCTTGATAAAATGCTGTTCGATGTCGCTATGAATCGCGCCGGCGGCTTTCGCCGCGCTTGTCCCGCGCGGAATCGTCCACGCGCGGCATTCTGGCTCGCCAGCGGTGAGAAACGAAATCAAGCCCAGCAACTCATACGTCGCGCGCAAAATCCTGTCGCGCCCCGGCTCGGCCAATCCGTAGGCGCTCATCAGTTCTTTTTGTTCAGCTTCATTCAAATCCACCAGTTCAGATTCCACTTTGCCGCAGAACGGAACCACCGCCGTCCGCGCCTTCCCCGCGAGCTTCGAAAGATTATGCCGCGCGACTGCTGCCTGCATGTCGCCAGCTTCTTCGTCTCCGAGGTTCAACGCAAACAGCATCGGTTTGCGCGATACGAACATAAATCCGTTCATCAACTTCTGCTCGTCGGGCTTGAAGTCCAATTCGCGCAGCGGCGTTTCCGCTTCGAGTGCTTTCACGCAGCGCTCCAGCACGCTTTTTTCCGCTTCCGCCTGGGGGTCGCGTTTTTTCTTCAAATCCTTTTCGACGCGCTCGAGCCGCTTGCTGGCCTGCTCGAGATCGTTCAGCATCAGCTCGATTTCGACGCTTTCGATATCGCGCACCGCGTCGAGCGAGCCCGCCGGATGCGGCATCGAGGCATTTTCGAACAGCCGCACGACGTTCATCAGCGCATCGGCCTCGCGCAACGGCACCAGCGACGCCGAATCTTTCGCGCGATCCTTTTGCAATCCGCCGATGTCGACGTATTCCACCGTCGCATACGTGATTTTCTTCGGCTTGAAAAGCTCCGCGAGCCGAATCAGCCGCGGGTCCGGGACGCGCGCGATTCCCACGTGCGTCTGGCCCGGCTGCGCCTTCGTCTCCACGTGCGCGCCGGTCAAAATGCGGAACAAACTCGTCTTTCCCGTCTCCGGCAGCCCAATGATCCCTGTCTGCATAGGCGAACGAGAATAGCATAGTCGCCGCCGTTGCCTGGCGCTTCGAAGCGAGCGTCTGAAAACGGACAGAAGTCGAAAAATAATGGCGAAAAAACTCGATTAGAAATGCCTCCGATGCTTTGTTTTGTTTGAGTTGCATCGTGTTCTAATTTCCCATAGAAACTCGATTAGATTTCTGAAAGCGCATAAAAAGCGAAAAGGCCACGTCGCCGTGGCCTTGCACCCTTTCTAACAAATTTCTCGCAGCCTAGACCATCCAGACTGCTATACGCTGTGTACCATAGAGTTAACCGATTGTCAAGCGGAAAACCTCGCGCGGGTGGTCCATCCTTCGCCGTCTTCGCAAAAGGCGCGCGAAAAATTCTCGACCGTTGCGCGATCGTTCGCGTTCAGTAGGTCAGCGACCAGCCCACCACCGTGACCGACAGCACGGCCACGAGCGCGCCCAGGCTGACGAGGCTCAGTACTTTCCCATTCCCCAGCAGTGAATCGCGCGTGTGACGGTTTCCGCAGAGCGATATCAGAACGACCACGGCAGCCGCCCACGCCAGCGTTGGTGGCAGGCCCGGGTATCTGCCGATCAGCGACAGCAACTGGTCCGGCGCCTGCCCTGCGGGCACCCACCACGGAATGAGCGGAGTCGCCGCCGCCGCGAACACAAACATCAGCAGCTTTCGTGTCATCCAGCGCTTGATTTTCGGGCGAGTCCCTCTGAGCTTGGCGCGCCGCCAAATGAAGTAATCCCACGCGAGCAACCCGCCGATGATCGGAATCCATCCGTAGATGGCCGCTTTGTGGTCCACCCACAGCCACGCGTGGAAGATCCTCCGGGCATGGCGCGCGGACTCGAGCTTCGGCAGCACGAACCACCCCACCGCGGAATTGCACGCCACTGCGGCGAAGAGCGTCACCAAGCTCATCAGCTGGAACCACTGGCGCGTGGGCGCCTTCCCGCAGCTTGCGCACACCCGGTGCTTAGGCTCGAATTCCTGCCCGCAGTGGTCGCAGAACAGGTCTCTTACCAGCGCCGGTGCGATGGAAGCCATTGCCGCAAGGGTAGTTCACGGGGTGCTTGAAAACTACTGTACAGGCGAGCAGATTTAGCACAGGTGGAGGCAAGTCGTGCAGCGACGAGCGGATACGGCAACTCAAACAAAATGCAATACCTTAGTGGCGACTTTCAGCCCATAATTCTACGCCACAGCGGGAAGGCCTCACCGGCATCCCACAACAGCGGCGAAGGATGGGCCACCCGCAGCGTCGAACTACAAAGAGGCAACAGCGGGTCCCTCACCGCCGTTCGTGAAGAGCGCGACCGAGTTCCCTTCGTTCCTGAGGACACGCGGGATGACAAGGTTAGGCGCTGCGTTGCGGCGCTGGTCGGAACTGATCACTCGCCGCTGGCCACTCGCCAATCGTCGCTGCCGCGGCGAGCGCAAATTTGCGCTATGATTCCAAGCCTCCAACCAAGACGATGGCAATGACGACCAGGAAAATGGCATGACGACGACACTACCGATACCTGCAACGACGCCAGAGACGGCCACGCCGGCGGCCGCGCGGCCGACAGCATACCCGTGGCCATTCGATCACCGACAAGCCATCGCGCATCTTTCGAAAGCTGACCGGCGGCTGGCGCGCGTCATCGAGAAGAGCGTCGAATTCGAGCTGCGTATCGAAGAGGCGCAGAGCCCTTACGAAGCGCTACTCCGCGCCATCACGTATCAGAGCATCTCCGGCAAAGCCGCCGCGACGATTTTCGCGCGCGTCAAATCTCTAGGCTCAGGAGCGCCCGGCGCGAATGGCCGCTGCCCCACGCCGGAGGAAATCCTGCGCGTGCGCAAGCTGGCGCTGCGCAAGGCGGGACTTTCCGGCGCGAAGATCGCCGCGGTGAAAGATCTGGCGCAGAAAACCATCGAAGGCGTGGTGCCCACGCTCGAAGACGCGAAAAAATTGTCCGATCAGGAACTCGTCGAGCGACTGGTTTCCGTGCGCGGCATCGGCGCGTGGACCGTGGAAATGTTTTTGATTTTTCGCCTCGGCCGGCCCGACGTGCTGCCCATTCACGATTACGGCGTGCAAAAAGGATTTGCGCTCACCTACGGGAAAAAAGAAATTCCCAAACCGCGCGAACTCGCTGAATTCGGCGAACGCTGGCGTCCCTTTCGCACCGTGGCTTCGTGGTACATGTGGCGAGCGGTCGACCTGGCGGGAAAAAAAGCGCGAGAGATCAAGAAAGCGCCGGCGAAAACTCCGCGCAAGCCCGGCAAGCGCGCGTCTAGCCGCGCACCTGCGACATCTTCTGCTCGGCGTAAGCGAGGTAGTCGGCGTAGGGCCCCTTGAAATCTTCGATGTGGCCGTTGCCTTCGCAATGCCAGATGCGCGTGGCCACTTCGTCGATCACGTCGTAATCGTGCGTGACCATCAGCACGGTGCCGTCGTAGCGCTGCAGCGCGATATTCAGCGCGTTGATGGATTCGAGGTCGAGGTGGTTGGTCGGCTCGTCGAGGACGAGAAAATTCGGCTTCTGCAGCATCAGGCGGCAGAAAATCAGCCGCGCGGATTCGCCGCCGGAAAGCGTTTGCGTCATTTTCAGCGCGTCGTCGCCGCTGAAAAGCATTTGCCCGAGCAGGCCGCGCAATTCCGTCTGCGTCGCCGCAGGATTGAATTGATGCAGCCATTCGATGACGGTCATGCCCTTGACGATCGAATCGCTGTGGTCTTGCGCAAAATAACCGGCGGCGACTTCGTAGCCCCACGTGACATTGCCGTAGTCGATCGCGAAATGACGATCGGAATCCTCGATGAATCCCGGGGCGTTGCGAAGCAAAGATTTCAGTAATGTCGTTTTGCCCGCGCCATTGCGGCCGACGAGCGCGATGCGCTCGCCGCGCGCAACGCTCGCACCGAAATTCTGGATTACTTTTCGCTCGCCATAGGTTTTTCGGATGGCCTTGAATTCCAGCGGATGGCGGCCCGATGGTTTGTTCATGTCGAAGCGAATATAGGGACGCGCAATATTCGATTTGGCGAGTTCGGATACTTGCAGGCGCTCGACTTCTTTTTTGCGCGACATCACTTGCGAGGAACGCGTTCCGGCGGCGAATCGCGCGATGAATTCGTTCAGCTGTGCGATTTTCTTTTCGCGCACCGCGTTTTCGGCTTCGATGCGCGCGCGAATTTGCGTCTTGGCGAGAACCATGTCGTCGTACGCGCCGGTGTACATGATGATCGTTTCGTAGTCGATATCGGCGGTATGCGTGCAGACGCTATTGAGGAAGTGACGGTCGTGCGAGATGACAATGACCACGCCATCGTAGTTGCAGAGATATTCCTGCAGCCAATGAACGGAATCGAGGTCCAAATGGTTCGTGGGCTCATCGAGCAATAGCGCGCGCGGATTGCCGAAGAGCGCCTGCGCGAGCAACACGCGGACCTTTTGCCCGCCTTGCAGCTCGCCCATTTTGCGTTCGTGCAGCGATGCTTCTACGTCCAGGCCGTCGAGCAGAATTGCAGCATCGGCTTCGGCTGTGTAGCCGCCCTCTTCGCCGATAATTCCTTCGAGCTCGCCGAGACGCATGCCGTCATCGTGGGTCATTTCCTCATGCGGTTTCGCATAGAGCGCATCGCGTTCCTGGAGCGCATTCCAGAGCGCCGCGTTGCCCATGATGACCGTATCGATGACGCGAAATTCGTCGAACGCAAATTGATCCTGACGCAAGACGCCGAGTTTTTTCGGCCGCGAAACGGAGCCTGCGGTCGGCTCGATTTCGCCCGTGAGAATTTTCATGAACGTGGATTTGCCAGCGCCGTTCGGGCCTGTGACGGCGTAACGGCGGCCCGCGCTGAAGGTGCAACTGACTTCGTCGAAAAGAATTCGCTCGCCGAAGCGCATCGAAATGCTGTTTACAAAAATCATCGCAATTCAATTCTACCGTGTTCTTGCGAAGCGCGCATATCCGGCAGCGAAACCGGAAATGGCAGGA
This region of Candidatus Acidiferrales bacterium genomic DNA includes:
- a CDS encoding ZIP family metal transporter yields the protein MAGLADLAGGFFIIHREWSREYLKYFIALGAGFMLAVALLDMIPESLRLASVQPFSIAPRAVGVSTEWGEVLLLVLAGYLLVHFFEHTLAPHFHFGEETHVEKMAASHVGYTAVLGLAIHTFFDGVAISSGLLVSRSLGILIFFAIFLHKLPEGFTVASVMMASGQGKRAAFLSSAVLGAATIVGVGLMLLWRSHEGIALPLSAGVALYVAASDLMPEVNHEPGPRWALLVFLGVAVMLGLEFLFRA
- a CDS encoding RNA polymerase sigma factor, giving the protein MARSDVQLMLDVKAGDEMSFELLLHKYRTPLVNFLCRMVKDQAAAEDLAQEVFLRVYRARKEYSPSAKFTTWLFRIATNLALNAIRDGRYRQMTISIDAAADEDDAPMEVAAKEIRADDKLIERERNQMIRGAILSLPEKQRVAVVLHKYHDMDYAEIGKVLGCSESALKSLLFRAYETLRIQLALLVARPATQPAGEGK
- a CDS encoding DNA-3-methyladenine glycosylase — protein: MTTTLPIPATTPETATPAAARPTAYPWPFDHRQAIAHLSKADRRLARVIEKSVEFELRIEEAQSPYEALLRAITYQSISGKAAATIFARVKSLGSGAPGANGRCPTPEEILRVRKLALRKAGLSGAKIAAVKDLAQKTIEGVVPTLEDAKKLSDQELVERLVSVRGIGAWTVEMFLIFRLGRPDVLPIHDYGVQKGFALTYGKKEIPKPRELAEFGERWRPFRTVASWYMWRAVDLAGKKAREIKKAPAKTPRKPGKRASSRAPATSSARRKRGSRRRAP
- a CDS encoding ATP-binding cassette domain-containing protein; its protein translation is MIFVNSISMRFGERILFDEVSCTFSAGRRYAVTGPNGAGKSTFMKILTGEIEPTAGSVSRPKKLGVLRQDQFAFDEFRVIDTVIMGNAALWNALQERDALYAKPHEEMTHDDGMRLGELEGIIGEEGGYTAEADAAILLDGLDVEASLHERKMGELQGGQKVRVLLAQALFGNPRALLLDEPTNHLDLDSVHWLQEYLCNYDGVVIVISHDRHFLNSVCTHTADIDYETIIMYTGAYDDMVLAKTQIRARIEAENAVREKKIAQLNEFIARFAAGTRSSQVMSRKKEVERLQVSELAKSNIARPYIRFDMNKPSGRHPLEFKAIRKTYGERKVIQNFGASVARGERIALVGRNGAGKTTLLKSLLRNAPGFIEDSDRHFAIDYGNVTWGYEVAAGYFAQDHSDSIVKGMTVIEWLHQFNPAATQTELRGLLGQMLFSGDDALKMTQTLSGGESARLIFCRLMLQKPNFLVLDEPTNHLDLESINALNIALQRYDGTVLMVTHDYDVIDEVATRIWHCEGNGHIEDFKGPYADYLAYAEQKMSQVRG
- the ychF gene encoding redox-regulated ATPase YchF gives rise to the protein MQTGIIGLPETGKTSLFRILTGAHVETKAQPGQTHVGIARVPDPRLIRLAELFKPKKITYATVEYVDIGGLQKDRAKDSASLVPLREADALMNVVRLFENASMPHPAGSLDAVRDIESVEIELMLNDLEQASKRLERVEKDLKKKRDPQAEAEKSVLERCVKALEAETPLRELDFKPDEQKLMNGFMFVSRKPMLFALNLGDEEAGDMQAAVARHNLSKLAGKARTAVVPFCGKVESELVDLNEAEQKELMSAYGLAEPGRDRILRATYELLGLISFLTAGEPECRAWTIPRGTSAAKAAGAIHSDIEQHFIKAEVVRWEHLVAAGSWAAAKEKAQVRLEGKDYVVEDGDVILFRHSG